The Chryseobacterium sp. 52 genome includes a region encoding these proteins:
- the gwsS gene encoding grasp-with-spasm system SPASM domain peptide maturase — MRYFNLFSNIFITKGASRILISDLQRNISELYPIELYDIIEELDKNSIENIMKNYDEESKLIIHEYIKLLLEKEYGFITEGDWDNNFPPLSYTFYEPNEISNIFIEIDNHSVLNTIKQSVENLNVKHLVIYCHKKLSLQEFKDIDFMFSTSVLSGIQIFSPFHNEVDENFINSLHQTVNRIYSLVFYSCSKVPFKSRSIFRFSLQFSRENLTLSSCGKVDLKYFTTNFSKVSEAMNYNSCLHKKIGIDIHGNIKNCPLMGKSFGNIHEISLENAVTQPGFKNYWNVSKDKIEVCKDCEFRYVCTDCRAYTERTHINREELDTSKPLKCGYDPYTGKWEVWSRNPLKQAAIGFYRKST; from the coding sequence ATGAGATATTTTAATCTGTTCAGTAATATTTTTATAACTAAAGGAGCCTCAAGAATTCTGATTTCTGACCTCCAGCGAAATATTTCCGAACTTTATCCTATTGAGCTTTATGATATCATTGAAGAATTAGACAAAAACTCTATTGAAAATATTATGAAAAATTATGATGAGGAGTCAAAACTCATCATTCATGAATATATAAAGCTTTTGCTTGAAAAAGAATATGGATTTATCACTGAAGGAGACTGGGACAATAATTTTCCGCCACTCTCCTATACCTTCTATGAACCCAATGAAATTTCTAATATTTTTATAGAAATCGATAATCATTCGGTTCTGAATACCATAAAACAATCTGTAGAAAACCTCAACGTAAAGCATCTTGTTATCTATTGTCACAAAAAACTTTCACTTCAGGAATTTAAGGATATTGATTTCATGTTCAGTACTTCTGTCTTAAGTGGAATTCAAATATTTTCTCCTTTCCATAACGAGGTGGATGAGAACTTTATCAATAGTCTTCATCAGACAGTTAATAGAATTTACAGTCTCGTATTTTACAGCTGTTCAAAAGTTCCATTTAAATCCAGAAGTATTTTCAGATTCAGCTTACAATTCAGCCGGGAGAATCTTACACTATCCTCCTGTGGAAAAGTAGATCTGAAATATTTCACTACCAATTTCTCAAAAGTTTCCGAAGCAATGAATTACAACTCCTGTCTGCACAAAAAAATAGGAATAGACATTCATGGTAACATCAAAAACTGCCCTTTGATGGGTAAAAGCTTTGGAAATATCCATGAAATCAGTCTTGAAAACGCTGTGACACAACCCGGATTCAAAAATTACTGGAATGTCAGCAAAGACAAAATAGAAGTCTGTAAAGACTGCGAATTCAGATATGTTTGTACCGACTGCAGGGCATACACAGAACGCACCCATATCAACCGTGAGGAATTAGATACTTCTAAGCCTCTGAAATGCGGTTACGATCCATATACAGGGAAATGGGAAGTATGGAGCCGAAACCCGTTAAAACAGGCAGCTATTGGCTTTTACAGGAAAAGTACTTAA
- the gwsG gene encoding grasp-with-spasm system ATP-grasp peptide maturase: MILILSNNKEATTESVIGWLIKMDKEFIRVHEDEFFEIKTDQKKIFLKSTRNSFFLDEISSVWYRRGGLRFKRLIYTNESVNIHMNETQHWLEDYVLKTLDTKKHINKQLNSQVNKLLVLEKAVESGLQVPPYYLSDSTEGVLLGQTIVKPIAGNPVLENIEEHSDGIMYTTVIDEHEDKFFISFFQKKIHKDFEIRTFYLNGRCWSMSIFSQNDKQTEVDYREYNDEKPNRNIPYNLPDHIEKKIDHLMKSLDLNCGSIDFIKSNQTYYFLEVNPIGQFMHLSSCCNYLLDKEIAEFLS, from the coding sequence ATGATACTGATTCTCTCCAACAATAAAGAAGCAACCACCGAAAGTGTCATCGGATGGCTTATAAAAATGGACAAGGAATTTATCCGGGTTCATGAGGATGAGTTTTTCGAAATCAAAACAGATCAAAAAAAGATTTTCCTGAAAAGTACACGGAACTCTTTTTTTCTGGATGAGATCTCGAGTGTGTGGTACAGAAGAGGTGGATTAAGGTTTAAGCGTTTAATCTATACTAATGAATCTGTAAACATTCATATGAATGAAACCCAACATTGGCTGGAAGATTATGTCTTAAAAACACTGGACACTAAAAAGCATATCAATAAACAGCTTAACAGTCAGGTAAATAAACTCCTTGTTCTTGAAAAGGCAGTAGAATCAGGATTGCAGGTTCCACCCTATTATCTTTCGGACAGCACAGAAGGAGTCCTGCTTGGGCAAACAATTGTAAAACCTATTGCAGGAAATCCGGTATTGGAAAATATTGAAGAGCATTCAGACGGCATCATGTACACCACTGTTATTGATGAACACGAAGACAAGTTTTTCATTTCATTTTTTCAGAAAAAAATACATAAGGATTTTGAGATCAGAACATTTTATCTGAATGGCAGATGCTGGTCCATGTCTATCTTTTCACAAAATGACAAGCAGACTGAAGTAGATTACAGGGAATATAATGATGAAAAACCCAACAGAAATATCCCTTATAATCTCCCGGATCACATTGAAAAGAAAATCGATCATCTGATGAAATCCCTGGATCTCAACTGCGGCTCCATTGATTTTATAAAAAGTAACCAGACTTATTATTTTCTGGAAGTCAATCCTATTGGCCAGTTTATGCATTTATCGAGCTGCTGCAACTATCTACTGGATAAAGAAATAGCAGAATTCTTATCATGA
- a CDS encoding grasp-with-spasm system A modified peptide: protein MKKLNGMKGNFSSLENKKLKNLHVISGGSASNRNSPSQYTTPEGPVSDTDFYTDDVTTGTWVYKSRITVTVGPVTPTDEY, encoded by the coding sequence ATGAAAAAATTAAATGGAATGAAGGGTAATTTCTCTTCTTTAGAAAACAAAAAGTTGAAAAACTTACATGTAATTTCCGGCGGATCTGCAAGTAACAGAAATTCTCCGTCCCAGTATACCACTCCTGAAGGACCGGTAAGCGATACAGACTTCTATACAGATGACGTTACGACTGGTACCTGGGTATATAAATCCAGAATAACAGTAACCGTAGGTCCTGTTACACCAACAGATGAATACTAA